A section of the Rhizobium sp. BG4 genome encodes:
- a CDS encoding Pr6Pr family membrane protein produces the protein MERLAAAIIALTAWTGLAIQLDASIAMSGSAPEAIWVMVRYFTILTNLAVALVMTAAAFDLKRIATPLVLGGVTTSIILVGVVFALLLRGMVELSGGAAVADALNHRVTPLLMTVYWLIAVRKRALSSAAPLLWTLPPLVYFPYAMIRGRIEGIYAYPFLDIHSIGWGGVLLHALAMGAGLLLLGYAMLAINRQAHRAL, from the coding sequence ATGGAGCGGCTCGCGGCTGCCATCATTGCTCTGACCGCCTGGACTGGCCTTGCCATCCAGCTCGATGCCAGTATCGCGATGTCAGGTTCGGCACCTGAAGCCATATGGGTAATGGTGCGCTACTTCACGATCCTCACCAATCTCGCCGTCGCGCTTGTCATGACGGCGGCAGCTTTCGATCTCAAACGGATCGCCACGCCGCTCGTTCTCGGCGGCGTGACGACGAGCATCATCCTTGTCGGCGTGGTGTTTGCGTTGCTGCTGCGCGGCATGGTGGAGCTCAGCGGCGGGGCGGCCGTGGCCGATGCCCTCAATCACCGCGTCACGCCGCTGCTGATGACCGTCTATTGGCTGATTGCGGTGCGCAAGCGCGCCCTTTCTTCCGCCGCCCCGCTGCTCTGGACACTGCCGCCGCTCGTCTATTTTCCCTATGCGATGATCCGCGGCCGGATCGAAGGGATCTATGCCTACCCCTTCCTCGATATCCATAGCATCGGCTGGGGCGGCGTGCTCCTCCACGCGCTGGCGATGGGTGCCGGCCTGCTGCTGCTCGGCTACGCCATGCTCGCGATCAACCGGCAGGCTCACCGCGCGCTCTAG
- a CDS encoding ETC complex I subunit yields the protein MSAKIYRPAKTAMQSGKAKTHLWVLEFDQEQPRKIDPVMGYTSSGDMRQQVKLTFETQELAEAYAKRNGIEYRVLQPKDPIRQTVAYPDNFRYTRTQPWTH from the coding sequence ATGTCTGCCAAGATCTACCGTCCAGCCAAGACCGCCATGCAGTCCGGCAAGGCCAAGACGCATCTCTGGGTGCTCGAATTCGATCAGGAGCAGCCGCGCAAGATCGATCCGGTCATGGGCTACACCTCGTCCGGCGACATGCGCCAGCAGGTCAAGCTGACCTTCGAGACGCAGGAACTGGCCGAGGCCTATGCCAAGCGCAACGGCATCGAATACCGCGTGCTGCAGCCGAAGGACCCGATCCGCCAGACTGTCGCCTATCCGGATAATTTCCGCTATACCCGCACGCAGCCCTGGACGCACTGA
- a CDS encoding phosphoethanolamine--lipid A transferase, whose translation MATEQKTASWRPAIGSVTLAVIVSLYILIVANYTFWSRAYVYFDGHRPAFVGFVAGMIALTVAIAVTFSVKYLMKPVLIVLLLAAVAAAWFTDRFGTIIDREMIRNAAVTTSSEAGHLITGKFMLYMLLLGVVPSLLIAAVRIIHRPFPSKFLHNMAVIIPCIALIAIVGMGFYPTYAAVGRIHRDMMMTINPHFPIGSAIYYTATYGDNLNLVRQPIGTDAHQLPPAAPGKPRVLVIVAGETARGKEFSLAGYGRDTNPEMKARGVTFFPDVTSCGTETAVSIPCMFSVYPRGVYNYRKGLTTDNLTDVLGHAKVDVEWWDNDTGTYGVADRIKYKYLPDTRDPRFCKDGECLDTILLDKLDDWLANVKGDSVLVLHQLGSHGPAYYLRYPDSARRFTPDCRAADFATCKPEEVTNAYDNTIVMTDQVIAAVIDKLKAHQGELAGSMLYLSDHGESLGENGIYLHGAPYFIAPAEQTHVPMALWLSDEFASETRLDTACIAERAKHPASHDNMFHSVLGLMEVETSVRDASLDLVSRCRKPADKLASN comes from the coding sequence ATGGCAACAGAACAGAAGACGGCGTCGTGGCGCCCGGCGATCGGCAGCGTCACGCTCGCCGTCATCGTTTCCCTCTACATCCTCATCGTCGCCAATTACACGTTCTGGAGCCGGGCCTATGTCTATTTCGACGGCCACCGGCCGGCCTTCGTCGGATTCGTCGCCGGAATGATCGCGCTGACGGTGGCGATCGCCGTCACGTTTTCGGTGAAATATCTGATGAAGCCGGTGCTGATCGTGCTGCTGCTCGCGGCTGTCGCTGCCGCATGGTTCACCGATCGATTCGGAACGATCATCGACCGCGAGATGATCCGTAACGCCGCGGTGACCACCTCGTCGGAAGCCGGGCACCTGATCACCGGCAAATTCATGCTCTACATGCTGCTGTTGGGCGTCGTGCCGTCGCTACTGATTGCCGCCGTGCGCATTATCCACCGGCCGTTCCCGAGCAAATTCCTGCACAACATGGCGGTCATCATCCCTTGCATCGCGCTGATCGCGATCGTCGGCATGGGCTTCTATCCGACCTATGCCGCCGTCGGGCGCATTCACCGCGACATGATGATGACGATCAATCCGCATTTCCCGATCGGCAGCGCGATCTATTACACGGCCACCTATGGCGATAACCTGAACCTCGTGCGCCAGCCGATCGGCACCGATGCGCATCAGCTGCCGCCTGCCGCACCCGGCAAGCCGCGCGTGCTGGTGATCGTTGCCGGCGAGACGGCGCGCGGCAAGGAATTCTCGCTGGCCGGCTACGGCCGCGACACCAATCCCGAGATGAAGGCCCGTGGTGTCACCTTCTTCCCGGATGTGACGAGCTGCGGCACGGAGACGGCCGTCTCCATCCCCTGCATGTTCTCGGTCTATCCGCGCGGCGTCTACAATTACCGCAAGGGCCTGACGACCGACAATCTGACCGACGTGCTCGGCCACGCCAAGGTCGATGTCGAGTGGTGGGACAACGATACCGGCACCTACGGCGTCGCCGACCGCATCAAGTACAAGTATCTGCCCGACACCCGCGATCCGCGCTTCTGCAAGGATGGCGAATGCCTGGACACGATCCTGCTCGACAAGCTGGACGACTGGCTGGCCAACGTGAAGGGCGACAGCGTGCTGGTGCTGCACCAGCTCGGCAGCCACGGCCCGGCCTATTACCTGCGCTATCCCGATTCGGCCCGCCGCTTCACGCCGGATTGCCGCGCCGCCGATTTCGCCACCTGCAAGCCCGAGGAAGTCACCAACGCCTATGACAACACGATCGTCATGACCGACCAGGTGATCGCTGCCGTCATCGACAAGCTGAAGGCCCATCAGGGCGAGCTTGCCGGCTCGATGCTCTATCTCTCGGATCACGGCGAATCGCTCGGTGAAAACGGCATCTATCTGCATGGCGCTCCCTATTTCATCGCGCCCGCCGAGCAGACGCATGTGCCGATGGCGCTGTGGCTGTCGGATGAATTCGCCAGCGAGACGCGGCTCGACACCGCCTGCATCGCCGAGCGCGCCAAGCACCCGGCCTCGCACGACAACATGTTCCACAGCGTGCTCGGATTGATGGAAGTCGAGACCAGCGTTCGCGACGCTTCGCTCGACCTCGTTTCGCGCTGCCGCAAGCCGGCGGACAAGCTTGCCTCCAATTGA
- a CDS encoding DUF192 domain-containing protein: MRTMHRIKGAFLALFFIVATAAPVPGFAQQEQQMVFAKEPLVVQTASGKLLNFTVEIASTNEQRQYGLMYRKEMAENAGMLFDFGQSRRVTMWMENTILPLDMLFIDSTGVIRHIKENAVPYSEDIIDSMGSVKYVVELNAGIVKKLGIKVGDKAASPTITKK, translated from the coding sequence ATGAGAACAATGCATAGAATCAAAGGCGCCTTCTTGGCGCTTTTTTTCATTGTGGCGACGGCAGCCCCTGTGCCCGGCTTCGCGCAGCAGGAACAGCAGATGGTCTTTGCCAAGGAGCCGCTGGTCGTCCAGACGGCATCCGGCAAGCTGCTGAACTTCACCGTCGAGATCGCCTCGACCAATGAACAGCGGCAATACGGCCTGATGTACCGCAAGGAAATGGCCGAGAATGCCGGCATGCTGTTCGATTTCGGCCAGTCGCGCCGAGTGACGATGTGGATGGAAAACACCATCCTGCCGCTCGACATGCTGTTCATCGACAGCACCGGCGTCATCCGCCACATCAAGGAAAATGCCGTTCCCTATTCGGAAGACATCATCGATTCGATGGGATCGGTGAAATATGTCGTCGAGCTCAACGCCGGCATCGTCAAGAAGCTCGGCATCAAGGTCGGCGACAAGGCCGCCAGCCCGACGATCACCAAGAAATAG